A genomic region of Acidobacteriota bacterium contains the following coding sequences:
- a CDS encoding ABC transporter ATP-binding protein, which translates to MTELAVRCQGVGKDYSHFSLQDLDLELPQGSITGLIGANGAGKSTTIRILMGLVRQDRGSVQVLGLPMPAQQIAVKQEVGFVSEDMSLYKAATLGWHLDLMGSIYPRWDQVYAEELARRFELRLDQKVRGFSHGQRTKAALVLAFARRPRLLVLDEPTSGLDPIARHDVLGALMEALTDDRRTILFSSQNTHDVEQISDQITFLDRGRIIDRGDKETFLDRWRRLRLEVPDGKELPTLDGTVSRKTSGRLTVVTTRHYDASTVAAYQEAGVIVHAVENLSLEEIFVATVQSRRKELAA; encoded by the coding sequence ATGACGGAACTCGCTGTCCGCTGCCAAGGGGTGGGAAAGGACTACTCCCACTTCTCCCTCCAGGATCTCGACCTCGAGCTGCCCCAGGGCAGCATCACCGGCCTCATCGGAGCCAACGGCGCCGGCAAGTCGACGACCATCCGCATCCTTATGGGGCTGGTGCGCCAGGACCGCGGCTCGGTCCAGGTCCTCGGCCTGCCGATGCCGGCCCAGCAGATCGCCGTCAAGCAGGAGGTGGGCTTCGTCTCGGAAGATATGAGCCTCTACAAGGCCGCCACGCTGGGCTGGCACCTGGATCTCATGGGCTCGATCTATCCGCGCTGGGACCAGGTCTACGCGGAAGAGCTTGCCCGGCGCTTCGAGCTGCGCCTCGACCAGAAGGTTCGAGGCTTTTCTCATGGTCAACGCACCAAAGCCGCCCTGGTGCTGGCCTTCGCCCGCCGGCCCCGGCTCCTGGTGCTCGACGAACCCACCTCCGGCCTCGATCCCATCGCTCGGCACGATGTCCTGGGCGCCCTGATGGAAGCCCTCACCGACGATCGGCGAACGATCCTCTTCTCTTCCCAGAACACCCACGACGTCGAGCAGATCTCGGACCAAATCACCTTCCTCGACCGCGGGCGCATCATCGACCGCGGCGACAAGGAGACCTTCCTCGACCGCTGGCGCCGCCTGCGGCTGGAGGTGCCCGACGGCAAGGAGCTACCGACCCTGGACGGCACGGTGAGCCGAAAGACCAGCGGCCGGCTCACCGTGGTCACCACTCGGCACTACGACGCCTCGACGGTGGCCGCCTACCAGGAGGCCGGAGTCATCGTGCACGCGGTGGAGAACCTGAGCCTTGAAGAGATCTTCGTCGCCACCGTCCAGAGCAGACGAAAGGAGTTGGCAGCGTGA
- a CDS encoding GntR family transcriptional regulator codes for MHSSLVISQTDGRPMYLQIMEQIKQRVAVGDWAPGEPLPSIRQLAVSLQVSVITIKRAYLELEREGVIVTQQGKGSMVAPEPQLGSQLCEQELDEHLTEAARLASLLGLSPKDLAERMHQISKNLAKERS; via the coding sequence ATGCACAGCAGCCTGGTGATCTCCCAGACCGACGGCCGCCCGATGTATCTGCAGATCATGGAGCAGATCAAGCAGCGGGTCGCCGTGGGGGATTGGGCTCCCGGCGAGCCGTTGCCTTCGATTCGCCAGCTGGCCGTGTCCCTTCAAGTCAGCGTCATCACCATCAAGCGCGCCTATCTGGAGCTCGAACGGGAGGGCGTGATCGTGACTCAACAAGGCAAGGGCTCGATGGTAGCGCCGGAGCCTCAACTCGGCTCCCAGCTCTGTGAGCAAGAGCTGGACGAGCACCTGACGGAAGCGGCTCGCCTCGCTTCCTTGCTCGGCCTGAGCCCGAAGGACCTGGCCGAACGCATGCACCAAATCTCCAAGAATCTGGCCAAGGAGCGCTCATGA